The Ipomoea triloba cultivar NCNSP0323 chromosome 4, ASM357664v1 DNA segment tatgtaattgtatctttcataaggcatatgtacaaaatgttgtgttggtatgaggtggttgttaatgtgcctaaataattaagttaagcatactatgtatattataataagtatgtaatgtatgtacgtgtactgtaatagatatatatatatatatatattaatatgtattgtgtATGTACTTGCACGTATGTACATGcggtgtaatatatatatatatatatatatatatatatatatatatatatatatatatatatatattaatatgtattatgtacatatttatgggtacgtgtagtgtagtatatgtatatatatatttatgtatgttgaattatgtatatatatagaagtgtGTACGTgcagtatagtatatatatatatatatatttatgtatgtggtattatgtatacatatatgaaaaGTGTGTGCGTGTACtgtagtatatgtatatatatatttatgtatgttgaattatgtatatatatagaagtgtGTACGTGCagtatagtgtatatatatatatatatatatatatatatatatatatatatatatatatttatgtatgtggtattatgtatacatatatgaaaaGTGTGTGCGTGACattttaccatgtatatatatataatacaacatatataaatatatatatttctaccgagaattcatctgatttaatcccgaacagtccaaaagaagatattttcccttacccaccacaagattgtgacaagtgtcacattaatgaccatgtggatatatattaattaagatgAGTTGGATAAGTCTTGCAAGGGATAAGCTTAGTCTTCAAGTCTTATAAGGGATAATATATAagtttgcattttattttcccTCATTTCTTCCTCTCTTGTGACCGAAATAGTgagggaaagagagagaaaatagatctcattttcatcttcattcttccttgagttcaaagagcttccatagccaatttcttcatcaagatcatcacctattcggtaaatttcaattttaatcggttcaaaagctttgttttcttccctagaacctaactaGAAGTTAAGAATTCctaaattattgttatggtggtatattttgcctagggattttggtgaaagaattaagtgttgatgagagttttgatcttcaagggtaagatttcatgttcactaaaattattatttaccccatatatatgtatattcatatatggtaTGCTATGATAACAAAACTACGTGTTTTacaaaattatgtgcataagaatgttcatgtgatcacaagttcattgcataatatgtgtgtggattcccgaattatcgagaatggatttttacgggtcaaacccgtgtgttgagtaaatgcttgtCTTGGAATTTTAGNcggtccagattattatgagcactagagctgcggttctatttgctattgagATGAGAATctagggctgcggtcctattggtggagtattggttttttttattggtatctaatcctccttgacaaatatgttattttggaaaatgatatctcCACATGTATTTTGGGAAAACATTTTACGAAGATTATGagacaaatgatatatatatatatatactattttggaaagaatatgattgttgaaaatcataaaacccaagcctatattttacggggtgaaatggaacttacttagcttatgctaattttgggatatacacccctttgtttttgtgttaaaatgattttgcaggtgaacatgaataggatggaagaatagacaccctggaagatttattattttgaggAATACCCAGatgtattaagttggatgttgatgtggttgtttgatgttgtaagtttagccttaacgtttgggtataggagatattgtaacccctcggtttttccggtAAAACTAAGATTCGAAAATAgcgatataaattttttttttttagctataacatttaagagaagactaTTCGGTGCTTGAAATAATTTTTCTCCTAAGGATTTATTATCAGTAAGTTGCGAACTACGTATCGGTTAcaaaccgagaaaattttaagaacGTAGATTCAATTCGGATTTTCCAGAATtaggattattaagtatcatgcGATTAGGCCCAAATTTTAATTGGTTCAAGAGAATTTCTAAGTGGAccgtaagggataaattgtcaCAGACTCTGAACATAAATTTGGCGGAAgaccggaaaattcccaaaattggcgttttgcgacgggaatatttttacgataattttggtattagaatcttcccgaattaagttatgatcctctgaacattcatctgatttaagcttaaactggccaattagactAATGTCTTCATAAGGGATTAATagggtgttgacatgtggcaatcCAATCCTAGAACTAAGATTTGATCTTGATTgtaacattaatgaggtatggtggCTTGTACTTGGTTGCTTGATTTCCAAGAGTAAATCTAGCCTAATCACTCACATCATCCCACTCCCTCACTCCCATTCGAATTTACCCTAaggaaaggaagaaagaaaagattagTCTAGCAAATGTGAtcatctctctcttctctccactccattttcgaaaatacacAAAGGTAGAAGAAGGAGGAAATTTTCTAAGTCTTGCCCTTGTGATCTAAAGCTCCCACTCACTTATTCCCAACTCAAGTGACCAAGTCTAGGTAAGACTTTAAGCTTTAATGGTTCAATCATCTCTAGCATTTAAAGTGTTGATgtttaatataagaaaaatattgttgttatggtgacatttctttaggatttttttttttggagaagaatTCCAAAGGGAACACCCTCAACTTtacggtttaaaaatcttctacggaggtaaggaatcccttaagttggctcaatcacttggatatagacaattgctaggaaattatacggttaggaatttttacgtgatgattatgtgttatgttatggatctataaattggcttcaaaaaATCCTGGCtcgattttttttccaaaactggtccagagaggaaaaatgctggacagcacactgccaagggcaaaaatggaattttctgtgataATTCGTGAACCTTGATGACCAAAACtgtttatgaacatcaagtactatgagttagggtcctaccataaaaatttcaagtgaaaaagagttcgggaactatttttaccggctcaatctttcggactgcgccaagctgaaattttctgaaaaagaatggttagaaacaattttgacaaatattatttttgtgcattatattaacatggaaaataattatattttgaaaattattatgactctatacttgattttctgtgacgtgactaatactaacctaagCATGCGGGTTGGGAAAATATATCTGAGTGAGTTATTGGTGATGGAGTCGTGTGATGAattaatagtggatgtgtttcgtaccccactgtgagttaaacgtggacgtgtttcgtaccccacgtgagagttggaaaggtggatgtgttgtgtaccccaccgagatctaatagtggatgtgtttcgtaccccactcgtgaattaaaggtggatgtgtttcgtaccccactgtgagttaaacgtggacgtgtttcgtaccccacgtgagagttggaaaggtggatgtgttgtgtaccccaccgagatctaatagtggatgtgtttcgtaccccacttatGAGTAAGGCGAGAATTGTGTACCATGGGTGATGTGTGAGAGCTAACCATCGGGTGAATTAATGACTGAGTTATTTGCTCGATTTATTGAAATGAAGTGAAATTACTTGTTGTTAAAAATGTTTGCAGGTTGATTGCGATTGTTGGGTAATGTTATCTTACCTTGTTCTtgttgaataattattttgaaaacctttgtttattttcgagtgataatggatatccttacttagccgtcgcgctaattgcacttcgttgtgttcttaacagatgtctagtataggctcgtgtagcccgcctgactcggatccttccgagtttgagttccctatctacgattATGACGATTATGTTCAGTACCTAACAGATGATGACCCCTATGTCCCCGTGTAATACCctgtattttattaacattatcctaaggcgttgacattcctaagttatgatcttcagatatttcaaaagaatttttataagtgagtatagttgttattaagctgcgaacctacgtaccggtcacgaaccgtaaaaattttaggagctggtgttcggactcgtttgtcctaggaaatgaattattagacaccatactattattctggattttcctatttaattagattagcccatagcagctaaaatttatttgtgatcgtacatcgcgaaatttcgcggtgtaccgaacctagcccaattttgagttctagactggaataaatttttagtttcggaaattcttctatctggattattttccaccgaaacttcatctgtttggaccccaactgataagttggaagatatattattattattatatatataattgtggatAAGTATTCcacatacattattttattatcatcattaatattattatatatatataagtgtggataatcatccacatatttaattattattaatattattattattattattattattattattattatatatatatatatgatattacgtaatatatatgtatatgataggGATAAGAATCCcatttcttcaactcttcaTCCCCTTTCCCATTTCGTATTCCTCATTCCCATTTccgtaagagagagagagagagagagagagagagagagagagagagagagagagagagagagagagagagagagagagagagagagagagagagagagagggagggagagagagagaagcaattTTTGAGCTTGGATCGCGATTGgttcggtaaatttcaattttaatcggttaaaagttatgttttactcctagttcatagNNNNNNNNNNNNNNNNNNNNNNNNNNNNNNNNNNNNNNNNNNNNNNNNNNNNNNNNNNNNNNNNNNNNNNNNNNNNNNNNNNNNNNNNNNNNNNNNNNNNNNNNNNNNNNNNNNNNNNNNNNNNNNNNNNNNNNNNNNNNNNNNNNNNNNNNNNNNNNNNNNNNNNNNNNNNNNNNNNNNNNNNNNNNNNNNNNNNNNNNNNNNNNNNNNNNNNNNNNNNNNNNNNNNNNNNNNNNNNNNNNNNNNNNNNNNNNNNNNNNNNNNNNNNNNNNNNNNNNNNNNNNNNNNNNNNNNNNNNNNNNNNNNNNNNNNNNNNNNNNNNNNNNNNNNNNNNNNNNNNNNNNNNNNNNNNNNNNNNNNNNNNNNNNNNNNNNNNNNNNNNNNNNNNNNNNNNNNNNNNNNNNNNNNNNNNNNNNNNNNNNNNNNNNNNNNNNNNNNNNNNNNNNNNNNNNNNNNNNNNNNNNNNNNNNNNNNNNNNNNNNNNNNNNNNNNNNNNNNNNNNNNNNNNNNNNNNNNNNNNNNNNNNNNNNNNNNNNNNNNNNNNNNNNNNNNNNNNNNNNNNNNNNNNNNNNNNNNNNNNNNNNNNNNNNNNNNNNNNNNNNNNNNNNNNNNNNNNNNNNNNNNNNNNNNNNNNNNNNNNNNNNNNNNNNNNNNNNNNNNNNNNNNNNNNNNNNNNNNNNNNNNNNNNNNNNNNNNNNNNNNNNNNNNNNNNNNNNNNNNNNNNNNNNNNNNNNNNNNNNNNNNNNNNNNNNNNNNNNNNNNNNNNNNNNNNNNNNNNNNNNNNNNNNNNNNNNNNNNNNNNNNNNNNNNNNNNNNNNNNNNNNNNNNNNNNNNNNNNNNNNNNNNNNNNNNNNNNNNNNNNNNNNNNNNNNNNNNNNNNNNNNNNNNNNNNNNNNNNNNNNNNNNNNNNNNNNNNNNNNNNNNNNNNNNNNNNNNNNNNNNNNNNNNNNNNNNNNNNNNNNNNNNNNNNNNNNNNNNNNNNNNNNNNNNNNNNNNNNNNNNNNNNNNNNNNNNNNNNNNNNNNNNNNNNNNNNNNNNNNNNNaaaaaaagtgattttgactcaaggaggatgagaaaggaaggaaaatggttttcaaacccttggtttctagtaaagttgaggaggaccttgattagccttcgggtggcttaaagtgcccttgcccaaggttgttgtatgtagtatgatcattcatactgaaggtgcgaagtctattcgccgggtactatataactcgtttggatgatgtattcctgcgggggtgtgcacacttaaagtatagttactctgagaagtccgggtaggtgtcgtttttatggacctagtagggccagctagggatcattttaacgaaccttacgtccaggggatcagtgttagaccgggtgatgaccactgaacccgagttcgatgatccaagtggtcagggaaggagttaagtgaatactccaaaggcctcacgctttctataaagaaactaagtggaaattttgtatgaaaatgtagttacgctgtagctacggaaaggagatggtgaaaagtgaggagaatgtcctttgaggaaagatttttcaaagaatatgtttgagaacaaatatgggatttgtgttttccctttttctgcttatatgcttaaatgtttagcattatatgatctgagtaggcaaatgactattatatgacctcgtctagagggaaaatgattaagatgatattgaaattgttgcctattatgtgtataaattgctattcgtaaaggttgcaggtagaacctcggccgatgagtaaggatagggtgtTGATGTAATcaaattttacaaaacctttatttagttttggataacccatggatatccttacttagccgtcgtgctaactgcacttcaatgtgtttcttatcagttgcagattagtgtgggcccctgtagccgatgagctcggaatagaagggaagtacaggttgaggtctactctttgatgtagacagggattgttattaatgttgtaagtttagcctgtgcacttagagtggagtttgtcaaagaggtgatagaattcactctaggtgtggcggtagcacccggttttctgttgatatgatgtaagcttccgcagcgttttattacggattttgtaataaatgtaagagttgaaaattggggtgttacaccccGGATATGCGCCTGATACACCCGCTCTGATCGACACTCCCGACTCTACTCCCGCTCCGGACTCGCCGGAGGCTCCTGTTTGGGCACCCCCTCCAGTCTTACCCCTTTGCCCTCTCGATGCTATACAAgctagctatgggttctaccccatagagctaGTTCCGGGTAGTAATCCTCCTGAGTTCATAGTGCGGTACCcgtacccgtgggacccgagtcccccggagTACCATGATGAGTGGATGATGACTATGGACACCTGCCGATTTTTAGACCACATAATGTGGTATGAGGGCGAGTGGTGTGAGGTTTGGGGCACTTACACGGGCCCCGTGTATCACTCCTTAGACTAGATAGAGTCTGAAGTGGAAGGGTGGGGGTGTAGTCaagtattttgtgtaaatatatcttttgtaAGGGCGCTAATCCTGAACAGTCGTCTAACCGGGTCTCTCTCTAAACTCTCCGAATGGGTGGTGATAGTAAACCCCGTTCGTTTTGGTAACTTCCTAGTTACATCTTTTggtgatgcatatatatatggtcaataTATGGTGCAGTTTTATTCTAAAATTGTCTTGGGTTTTGACGTTAAGGAACACGATccttgtttttgttgtttagcctgtgcatctagaatgaatcccgCCTATTTAAGGTTGGGCTGaatctaggtgtggcggtaattaCTCCGGTGGTTCGGTATAGCCgattcggggtgttacaagttggtatcagagccctgttcCGAGTCAAAATTCTAAGTCAAACTTTTGTTCGAGTCAGCTCTAATTCGAGTCAACCCAGTTTCAAAGTCAGCCTAGGTTTGTTAAGACTGATCCAAATCATTGTTACGATTCGGCGAGTACAAGATCAGAGCAGAGCTGGAATGGAGGTCGGGTCGCATGAGAAGGGGGCATTTCAAATCTTACCCCGcagaatcttacgattctgATAGTGAAATGATATGATAGTTATCTGTGTTTCCTTGTATGTGTTTGCTTAATCTCTCATGAGTAGGCATACTAGCATAACGCATTGGTTATTAGTACGCTTTGTCGAGACCTTCGCTTGGAGGGTGTGATAAAGACGAATTTTAGGAAGAATTATATAAAacttgagtaggtgctatactagCTGCTTAGCTAGCTAATCCCGAGAAGACTTTCATACCTCGAATACTAACTTGGGATCATCGTTCAGCAAGATGCCACCAAGACGTAATGCGCCTGCGGAGAACGAGAATAACCTCTCGGCGATAGATCGGATGGTTCAAGCCATGGAGAGGATGGCTGAATTGATGCTGGTTCAGCAAGCTCAAAACCAACATCAAGGGCAATCGAGAGTAGACTATGCCAAGGCAATAGCCAGCCGACAACCACCATCCTACGCGGGCGAGAAGGATCCGGTAATTCTGGAAGAATGGATCCGAACCTTCGATAAGTTACTCAACGCGGTGAACTGCCCTGCGAACCAGCGAGTATCCTCGGCAGTGTACTACCTGACGAAGGCTGCCGACAATTGGTGGGCGACAGTTGGACCAACTCTCCTGCAAGACCCAGCTTTCGgttgggaggaattcaaggtgGAACTAAGGGAGCAGTTCTACACTGAGCGCATTAAGGGAAttaagtgtgaggaattcctacGACTAAGACAGAAAGGAGCAACCATCCAAGAGTACTACGACCAGTATGTCGAGCTGATGCGGTTTGCCCAGGAGATTGTGCCGGATGAGGCAAGTAAGGCAAGGAGGTTTGTTCGGGGATTGGACTGGAGTATACGAGGAATGATTGCACCTTTCATGTGCGCCACGTTGAAGGAAGCCTATGACAGGGCGTCGGATCATTATCAGGTTTACCTGGACCAACAGGAAGCCTATGGCCGAAACAAAAGGAAAGCCGACGACAACTCTCGGAAGTTTCAAGCGGGAAACAAGAAAGCCAATCAGGGCGGCTTTAACACGGTGCAAGGGAGAGGAGGATTCGATAAGGGGAGAAGATCTAATTGCCCGAGGTGTGGAAGGGATCACCCCGGTGAGAACTGCCAGGGGATGAGGACCAGATGTTATCAGTGCGGCAATTTTGGGCACAAGGCCGCCCAGTGCCGAAGTCAGGGAAACAGTCCCCAGAAGCCCCTGCAAAATGAAAATCAAGGACGGAGATTTAACGGGAATAACGGCTGGAACCCCGCAGGAGCCGGGGGTCAGAAGAATAACTCTCCATCTGGGAACTCGATGAATGCCACGCCTGGTTCTAACCACAAGGGGAAGCAAGTGGTGGGAGAGAGCAGCGGAGCGAAACAGGGCAGGATCTACGTCatcaatagcgctcaggctcaggctagcgacgccgtaactggtacattccccataaactcagtactCGGCTTA contains these protein-coding regions:
- the LOC116015734 gene encoding uncharacterized protein LOC116015734 translates to MPPRRNAPAENENNLSAIDRMVQAMERMAELMLVQQAQNQHQGQSRVDYAKAIASRQPPSYAGEKDPVILEEWIRTFDKLLNAVNCPANQRVSSAVYYLTKAADNWWATVGPTLLQDPAFGWEEFKVELREQFYTERIKGIKCEEFLRLRQKGATIQEYYDQYVELMRFAQEIVPDEASKARRFVRGLDWSIRGMIAPFMCATLKEAYDRASDHYQVYLDQQEAYGRNKRKADDNSRKFQAGNKKANQGGFNTVQGRGGFDKGRRSNCPRCGRDHPGENCQGMRTRCYQCGNFGHKAAQCRSQGNSPQKPLQNENQGRRFNGNNGWNPAGAGGQKNNSPSGNSMNATPGSNHKGKQVVGESSGAKQGRIYVINSAQAQLRPTAKLSLNVATASGVVVSCKDGYDDVAIEIAGFNCPGNLVRFELEGLDVVLGMDWLDKYKAQIVCNERKVVLQGPKGKTISYRGVDKQPEPRLLTMQGLRKYVRQGCEAYLCLIQDAEVEELEIDQIPIVREFPDVFPDDLTEMPPEREVEFTVDLVPGTSPISRAPYRMAPKEMEELKAQLEELLEKGFIRPSVSPWGAPVLFVKKKDGSL